Sequence from the Pseudomonadota bacterium genome:
GTCTTCGATCTTGCGGGTGATGGCCACGGGGTCTTCGTCGTGACTGAAGTGCATGGGCGGGCCGATGCGCACCTCGACCGAAGCGCGCCGAGGAAGCGGGTTGCCCTTGGGCATCACGCGCCGCATGCCCAGGAGGGCCACCGGGATCACGGTGGCGCCGCTCTCGCCGGCGAGGAGCCCCACCCCTGGCTTGAACGGCTTGATGGTGCCGTCGAGGGAGCGGGTTCCCTCGGGGAAGAGCATGATGTGCCAGCCGTGCTCGAGGAGCCAGAGCGCGCGCTCGATGCCCGCGCGCCCCTTTCGTGGGAACGGGAAGGCGTTGCAGATGAGGCAGGCCGCGAGCTCGCGGTACCAGCTCGTGAAGAAGTAGTCGGCCGCCGCGGCCGCGGTCATGCGCCTGCGGATGACCGCGGGCATGGCGCGCATGAGCGCGGGGATGTCGGCATGGCTTGCGTGGTTGGCCACGAAGATGAACGGGCCTCGATGGCCCTCGAGGTTCTCGCGGCCGTGCACGTAGAGCGGATTGAGCCAGCGGAGGAACGGGAAGAACACCACAAAGTGGATGAACCGTCGCAGCAGCACCACCAACGGGTGAAACGGCCACTTGGGATAGCGGGTCGGGGGGGGCGACGGTGGGGGGTGATGAACGTCCGGCGGAGGGTGAGCGCCGCCTGAACCGTTGCTGCTTGCATCGCTGGCCATGCCCATGGCGTTCCAGGTAGAGGAGGGGGCTCCTTCTTGCGCGGCCGCTTGCTCTCAACTCAGCCTCACGAACGGGTTCGGCATGTTCGGGAAGGGCCATCAGACAGGATGTGCGGGCGCACAGTTCGAAGGATTGCGCCCGCATGACTGAGTTCACCACCTCCGACACCGAGCTCGATGGCATCACGCGCATCGATGGGGTTCCCATCGCGCAGATGCTGTCGTTTCTCGGGCACGACATCTACGGTCCCATCTCCATGCTTCGCACCTACCTCCAAGCCGTGGCCGACACGAGTGAAGATGAGGAGATGCGCACCCGCATCGGCGACGCGGAGAGCCTGGCCGGTCAGGTCGAGGGAATGGTGCGGCTGCTGCGCACCCAGCTCTCGCTGGCGGCAGGCCAGCAGGAGGTGCGACTCCAGCCGTTTCGCATCGAGCCCCTTCTGC
This genomic interval carries:
- a CDS encoding 1-acyl-sn-glycerol-3-phosphate acyltransferase gives rise to the protein MGMASDASSNGSGGAHPPPDVHHPPPSPPPTRYPKWPFHPLVVLLRRFIHFVVFFPFLRWLNPLYVHGRENLEGHRGPFIFVANHASHADIPALMRAMPAVIRRRMTAAAAADYFFTSWYRELAACLICNAFPFPRKGRAGIERALWLLEHGWHIMLFPEGTRSLDGTIKPFKPGVGLLAGESGATVIPVALLGMRRVMPKGNPLPRRASVEVRIGPPMHFSHDEDPVAITRKIEDTIRELASPDGIDLVRGRVRKR